The following are encoded together in the Desulfonatronum sp. SC1 genome:
- a CDS encoding efflux RND transporter periplasmic adaptor subunit codes for MRRIDFWVRRGAAMMVVLLLVLGLAACGGPSESQERPAPPPPPVTVLTVQTRDVEVVREYPARVHGSRQVQVRSRVEGILRERLFEEGRSVNKDELLFRIDPERYEIALLRAEADLADARASLNHAQREWARYSNLFAEAAVSELEKDKALTDLERAQARHAQAEVVVADARRSLGYTEVRAPVAGVTGMESLSEGNLIEWAGLLATITQQDPVHVRFAMPEVDAAMRGVDERSRRAKLLLPGGLEHPRQGDIDFTASVIDPRTGTVTARAVFPNPDLTLIPGQFVRIQVVLRLLEEVFTVPEAAVGQGRETTHLFVVDDENTARLRPVRLGPVTDGRQIILEGLKSGDQVVINGQAALRDGMPVNVVETVHDDAMEDAPKGDHVSDQVSNDQIPRENPKLEEN; via the coding sequence ATGCGAAGGATAGATTTTTGGGTACGGCGTGGCGCGGCAATGATGGTCGTTTTGCTGCTTGTTCTGGGACTGGCGGCGTGCGGCGGGCCCTCGGAGTCCCAGGAGCGTCCCGCGCCTCCTCCTCCGCCGGTGACCGTTTTGACCGTGCAGACGCGGGACGTGGAAGTGGTTCGGGAGTATCCGGCCAGGGTTCACGGCTCGCGTCAGGTTCAAGTGCGCTCCAGGGTGGAGGGGATCCTCCGGGAACGGCTGTTCGAGGAAGGGCGGTCCGTCAATAAGGATGAGCTGCTGTTTCGCATCGATCCGGAACGCTACGAGATCGCCCTGCTTCGGGCCGAGGCCGATTTGGCCGACGCCCGGGCCAGTCTGAACCATGCCCAGCGGGAATGGGCCAGATACTCCAATTTGTTCGCCGAAGCCGCGGTAAGCGAACTGGAAAAGGACAAGGCTCTGACCGACCTGGAACGGGCTCAGGCCCGTCACGCCCAGGCCGAAGTGGTCGTGGCCGACGCCCGGCGCAGCCTCGGCTACACGGAAGTCCGCGCTCCCGTAGCCGGGGTGACCGGCATGGAGAGCCTCTCCGAGGGCAATTTGATCGAATGGGCCGGGCTTCTGGCCACCATCACCCAACAGGATCCGGTGCATGTCCGGTTCGCCATGCCGGAAGTCGACGCCGCGATGCGCGGCGTCGACGAGCGCTCCCGGCGCGCAAAGCTGCTGTTGCCGGGAGGCCTGGAACATCCTCGCCAGGGGGACATCGACTTCACCGCGAGCGTCATCGACCCCCGGACCGGCACGGTTACGGCCCGGGCCGTTTTCCCCAATCCGGACCTGACGCTGATCCCCGGGCAATTCGTCCGGATTCAGGTCGTCTTGCGGCTTCTGGAGGAGGTGTTCACGGTGCCGGAGGCCGCGGTGGGGCAGGGGCGGGAAACAACGCACCTGTTCGTCGTGGACGACGAGAACACGGCTCGGCTCAGGCCGGTCCGCCTGGGACCCGTGACCGATGGTCGGCAGATCATTCTGGAGGGGCTGAAGAGCGGCGACCAAGTCGTGATCAACGGCCAGGCGGCCCTGCGCGACGGCATGCCCGTGAACGTCGTGGAGACCGTCCATGACGATGCCATGGAGGACGCCCCCAAGGGTGATCACGTGAGCGACCAAGTGAGCAACGACCAAATTCCCAGGGAGAATCCGAAGCTGGAGGAAAACTAG
- a CDS encoding sigma 54-interacting transcriptional regulator gives MERTLEYIREFVPADGLFVGLFEPDLNIGRTIVRIVPNDWPKVPEPLPIPDDSLAYMHQKWQSEPTFRIINDWREAEPEIQPLLKMTWPENTSLLITDLALESKRIGVLLLGAEGRDRYTDRHARLMNNLNEPFAVALANALQYQEVVRLKEMLEDDNQYLFNELRGISSSDTIVGADLGLREVMRLVRQVGPLESPVLLLGETGTGKELLANALHRASPRRNGPFVKVNCGGLPESLLDSELFGHEKGAFTGAIALKRGRFERAHGGTIFLDEIGELTPGAQVKLLRVLQQKEIERVGGTRTIPVDVRIISATHRNLEQMVREGTFREDLWFRLNVFPIMIPPLRHRPQDIPALLDHLLTRKTREMKITRKVRPAPGALDLLKQHPWPGNVRELQNLVERSLIQSQSQSQNQRLNQATSTDAVLTLELHPGGPAPTATPSPSLAEDVLPFDRAVARLIITALERTEGKVIGPGGAAELLGLNPSTLRGKMRKLGISASRSRKKSQGVAPG, from the coding sequence ATGGAGCGGACCCTGGAGTACATTCGGGAGTTTGTTCCGGCGGATGGTTTGTTCGTCGGCCTGTTCGAGCCGGACCTGAACATTGGGCGGACCATCGTCCGCATTGTCCCCAACGATTGGCCCAAGGTCCCGGAACCCTTGCCCATTCCTGACGATTCTCTGGCATATATGCATCAAAAATGGCAGTCAGAGCCCACATTCCGTATTATCAACGACTGGCGCGAGGCTGAACCGGAAATACAGCCGCTGCTGAAGATGACATGGCCTGAAAACACCTCTCTACTTATCACCGACCTGGCTTTGGAATCCAAGCGCATCGGCGTTCTTCTGCTGGGGGCCGAGGGCCGCGACCGCTATACGGACCGGCATGCCCGGCTGATGAACAACCTCAACGAACCATTCGCCGTGGCCCTGGCCAACGCCCTGCAATATCAGGAGGTGGTTCGGCTCAAGGAAATGCTTGAGGACGACAACCAGTATCTGTTCAACGAGCTGCGCGGCATTTCCTCCAGCGACACCATCGTCGGCGCGGATCTGGGACTTCGGGAAGTGATGCGGTTGGTCCGGCAGGTCGGGCCACTGGAGAGTCCGGTGTTGCTTTTGGGGGAGACCGGCACGGGCAAGGAACTCTTGGCCAACGCTTTGCACCGGGCTTCTCCCCGGCGCAATGGCCCGTTCGTCAAGGTCAACTGCGGCGGTTTGCCGGAAAGTCTGTTGGACAGCGAGCTGTTCGGCCATGAAAAAGGGGCGTTCACCGGCGCCATCGCCCTGAAGCGTGGCCGGTTCGAGCGCGCCCACGGCGGCACGATTTTTTTGGATGAGATCGGCGAGCTGACGCCGGGCGCCCAGGTCAAGCTCTTGCGGGTCTTACAGCAGAAGGAAATCGAACGGGTCGGCGGTACGCGGACCATTCCGGTGGACGTCCGGATTATCAGCGCCACGCACCGCAATCTGGAGCAGATGGTCCGGGAGGGGACGTTTCGCGAGGACCTCTGGTTCCGGCTGAACGTCTTCCCGATCATGATCCCGCCCCTGCGGCACCGCCCTCAGGATATTCCGGCCCTTCTGGACCATCTGCTGACCAGGAAGACCCGGGAGATGAAGATCACCCGCAAGGTCCGCCCGGCCCCAGGGGCGCTGGACCTGCTTAAACAGCATCCGTGGCCCGGCAACGTCCGGGAACTGCAGAATCTGGTGGAGCGCTCCCTGATCCAAAGCCAGAGCCAGAGCCAGAACCAACGCCTGAATCAGGCAACCTCGACTGATGCGGTCCTGACCTTGGAACTGCATCCCGGCGGCCCGGCACCAACAGCGACACCGTCGCCGTCCTTGGCAGAAGACGTGCTCCCCTTCGACCGGGCCGTGGCCCGGCTGATCATCACGGCCCTGGAACGCACGGAAGGCAAGGTCATCGGTCCCGGCGGCGCCGCGGAATTGCTGGGCCTTAACCCCAGCACCCTGCGGGGTAAAATGCGCAAACTGGGGATCAGCGCATCCCGAAGCCGGAAGAAGTCCCAGGGCGTTGCCCCGGGCTGA